The Collimonas fungivorans Ter331 genome has a segment encoding these proteins:
- the mgtA gene encoding magnesium-translocating P-type ATPase — MNLNILRETFVSFVRSHGMDRHFRRLGADMFRSTPVSKDVPPSLAETLSSAARVDISELFQTLHSRADGLTEAEADTIRASAGPNEVEHEKPISKWVHLWQCYKNPFNLLLTVLAAVSYLTEDMKATIVIGSMVVLSTMMRFIQESRSNTAADKLKAMVSNTATVLRHDLAEDIAEEALRYFDVTLHPKGARRIELPIKKLVPGDIVQLSAGDMIPADLRLLTAKDLFISQAAMTGESLPVEKFVAHRGTATSNPLELDNLCFMGTNVVSGSATAIVVTTGNRTYFGALAERVTATDRTPTAFQSGVNKVSWLLIRFMMVMTPVVFLLNGYTKGDWVEAFLFAMSIAVGLTPEMLPMIVTSTLAKGAVALSRKKVIVKRLDAIQNFGAMDVLCTDKTGTLTQDKIFLERHTDILGEQDDLVLEYAYLNSHYQTGLKNLLDVAVLEHAELQREMALASAYRKVDEIPFDFQRRRMSVVVSEREDHHELICKGAVEEIVSVCTHARHNGQVVPFTKELLQEIYETTSSLNAEGLRVVAVAAKDLPPTKEVYGVADESDLVLIGYIAFLDPPKESTKPALDALKAHGITVKILTGDNELVTAKICRQVGLAVDGMLLGNDVEKMSDAELAMAVDTTTVFAKLSPTHKERIVRVLHDKGHVVGFMGDGINDAPALRAADIGISVDTAVDIAKEAADIILLEKSLMVLEEGVLEGRKTFANMLKYIKMTASSNFGNVFSVLVASAFLPFLPMLPLHLLVQNLLYDISQITIPFDNVDKEFLEKPQRWNAGEIGRFMVFFGPISSIFDITTFALMWYIFGANTPEHQTLFQSGWFIEGLLSQTLIVHMIRTRKIPFFQSRASWALMSMTLIIMMVGILLPMSPLAHYFKLQALPLTYFPWLLLILVAYAVLTQAMKGWYARRYGWQ, encoded by the coding sequence ATGAATCTGAATATTCTGAGAGAAACATTCGTTAGCTTTGTCCGCAGCCACGGCATGGATCGCCACTTCCGCCGCCTTGGCGCCGACATGTTCCGCAGCACGCCGGTCAGCAAGGACGTGCCGCCGTCGCTGGCGGAAACCCTGTCCAGCGCTGCCCGCGTCGACATCAGCGAACTGTTCCAGACTCTGCACAGCCGCGCCGACGGCCTGACCGAAGCGGAAGCGGACACTATCCGCGCCAGCGCCGGTCCGAATGAAGTCGAGCACGAAAAGCCGATCTCGAAATGGGTGCACCTGTGGCAATGCTACAAAAACCCGTTCAACCTGCTGCTGACCGTGCTGGCCGCCGTGTCCTACCTCACGGAAGACATGAAAGCCACCATCGTCATCGGCTCCATGGTCGTGCTGTCGACCATGATGCGCTTCATCCAGGAGTCGCGTTCCAACACCGCCGCCGACAAGCTCAAGGCGATGGTCAGCAACACCGCCACCGTGCTGCGCCACGACCTGGCCGAAGACATCGCCGAGGAAGCCCTGCGCTACTTCGACGTCACCCTGCATCCGAAGGGCGCGCGCCGCATCGAGCTGCCGATCAAGAAGCTGGTGCCGGGCGACATCGTCCAGCTGTCCGCCGGCGACATGATCCCGGCCGACCTGCGCCTGCTGACCGCCAAGGACCTGTTCATCAGCCAGGCCGCCATGACCGGCGAATCGCTGCCGGTAGAGAAATTCGTCGCCCACCGCGGCACCGCCACCAGCAACCCGCTGGAGCTGGACAACCTGTGTTTCATGGGCACCAACGTGGTCAGCGGTTCGGCCACCGCGATCGTGGTTACCACCGGCAACCGCACCTACTTCGGCGCCCTGGCCGAGCGCGTCACCGCCACCGACCGTACGCCGACGGCATTCCAGTCCGGCGTCAACAAGGTCAGCTGGCTGCTGATCCGCTTCATGATGGTGATGACGCCGGTAGTGTTCCTGCTGAACGGCTACACCAAGGGCGACTGGGTCGAAGCGTTCCTGTTTGCGATGTCGATCGCGGTCGGCCTGACGCCGGAAATGCTGCCGATGATCGTCACCTCGACCCTGGCCAAGGGCGCCGTCGCGCTGTCGCGCAAGAAGGTGATCGTCAAGCGGCTGGACGCAATCCAGAACTTCGGCGCCATGGACGTGCTGTGCACCGACAAGACCGGCACCCTGACCCAGGACAAGATTTTCCTGGAACGCCATACCGACATCCTCGGCGAGCAGGACGATCTGGTGCTGGAATACGCCTACCTCAACAGCCATTACCAGACCGGCCTCAAAAACCTGCTGGATGTGGCCGTGCTGGAACACGCCGAACTGCAACGCGAAATGGCGCTGGCCTCGGCCTACCGCAAGGTCGATGAAATCCCGTTCGATTTCCAGCGCCGCCGCATGTCGGTGGTGGTCAGCGAACGCGAGGATCACCATGAGCTGATCTGCAAGGGCGCCGTCGAAGAAATCGTCTCGGTCTGCACCCACGCCCGCCATAACGGCCAGGTGGTGCCGTTCACCAAGGAACTGCTGCAGGAAATCTACGAAACCACGTCCAGCCTGAACGCTGAAGGCTTGCGCGTGGTGGCGGTAGCCGCCAAGGACCTGCCGCCGACCAAGGAAGTGTATGGCGTGGCCGATGAAAGCGACCTGGTCCTGATCGGCTACATCGCCTTCCTCGATCCGCCGAAAGAATCGACCAAGCCGGCGCTGGACGCGCTCAAGGCACACGGCATCACGGTCAAGATCCTGACCGGCGACAATGAACTGGTGACCGCCAAGATCTGCCGCCAGGTCGGCCTGGCCGTGGACGGCATGTTGCTCGGCAACGACGTCGAGAAAATGAGCGACGCCGAGCTCGCCATGGCAGTCGACACCACCACCGTATTCGCCAAGCTGAGCCCGACCCACAAGGAACGCATCGTGCGCGTCCTGCATGACAAGGGCCACGTGGTCGGCTTCATGGGCGACGGCATCAACGATGCGCCAGCGCTGCGCGCGGCCGACATCGGCATCTCGGTCGACACCGCGGTCGATATCGCCAAGGAAGCGGCCGACATCATCCTGCTGGAAAAGAGCCTGATGGTGCTGGAAGAAGGCGTGCTGGAAGGCCGCAAGACGTTCGCCAACATGCTGAAGTACATCAAGATGACGGCCAGCTCCAACTTCGGCAACGTGTTCTCGGTATTGGTTGCAAGCGCGTTCCTGCCGTTCCTGCCGATGCTGCCGTTGCACCTGCTGGTGCAGAACCTGCTGTACGACATCTCGCAGATCACGATTCCCTTCGATAACGTCGACAAGGAATTCCTGGAAAAACCGCAGCGCTGGAATGCCGGCGAAATCGGCCGCTTCATGGTGTTCTTCGGTCCGATCAGCTCGATTTTCGATATCACCACATTTGCCCTGATGTGGTACATCTTCGGCGCCAACACGCCGGAACACCAGACGCTGTTCCAGTCCGGCTGGTTCATCGAAGGCTTGCTGTCGCAAACCCTGATCGTGCACATGATCCGCACCCGCAAGATCCCGTTCTTCCAGAGCCGCGCTTCGTGGGCGCTGATGAGCATGACCCTGATCATCATGATGGTCGGCATCCTGCTGCCGATGTCGCCGCTGGCCCACTACTTCAAACTGCAGGCTTTGCCGCTGACCTACTTCCCGTGGCTGCTGCTTATCCTGGTGGCCTATGCGGTGCTGACGCAGGCGATGAAAGGCTGGTACGCCCGCCGCTACGGCTGGCAATAA
- a CDS encoding DUF1345 domain-containing protein, with the protein MNNFRRLVFHTHPRLMIALIIGFAVWAIQPTSSHLTRLLIGWNAGVWSYLATLWWMMVRANAGQVKRRAAVEDENDTTILVIICVAAVSSIGAVVLGLAHTQDFLPGPKELRYMFTGMTVLGSWFLVGTIFALHYARLFYACAGDKLPLRFPDDEKNPDYWDFLYFSFTMAVAVQTSDVSIMTRSMRKIVLMQSVLTFLFNSAILGLSINIAAGLVG; encoded by the coding sequence ATGAATAATTTCCGCCGCCTGGTTTTCCATACCCACCCGCGCCTGATGATTGCATTGATCATCGGCTTCGCAGTGTGGGCGATCCAGCCCACCAGCTCGCACCTGACACGCCTGCTGATCGGCTGGAACGCCGGCGTCTGGAGCTACCTGGCGACGCTCTGGTGGATGATGGTCCGGGCCAACGCGGGACAGGTGAAAAGGCGCGCCGCCGTCGAGGACGAAAACGATACCACGATACTGGTCATCATTTGCGTCGCCGCGGTCAGCAGCATCGGCGCTGTGGTGCTGGGGCTGGCGCATACCCAGGATTTCCTGCCGGGCCCGAAAGAGCTCAGGTACATGTTTACCGGCATGACGGTGCTCGGTTCCTGGTTCCTGGTGGGCACCATCTTTGCGCTGCACTATGCGCGCCTGTTTTACGCCTGCGCCGGCGACAAGCTGCCGCTGCGTTTTCCCGACGACGAAAAAAATCCCGACTACTGGGATTTCCTCTATTTTTCGTTCACGATGGCGGTGGCGGTCCAGACTTCCGATGTCAGCATCATGACGCGCTCCATGCGCAAGATCGTGCTGATGCAGTCGGTGCTGACGTTCCTGTTCAATTCCGCCATCCTGGGTTTGTCGATCAACATCGCGGCGGGCCTGGTTGGGTAG
- a CDS encoding efflux RND transporter permease subunit: MNFSALSIKHPVPAILLFIMLTVMGLMSFKSMLVQDSPDIDFPFISVSTALPGASPSQLETEVARKIENSVATVTDIRHIYTTINDGVVNINIEFRLEKDIQEAMDDIHDAVNRVRSDLPIDVRDPVYGKASTSGQPIITYTVKSEQLDEEALSWFVDNEVSKALLSVPGVGKIARVGGVNREVLVELDPERMAALNVSAAQISRQLQRVQQEAPGGKADISGARQSVRTIGTVGNVAEIAALQMALPDGHVIRLDQVAKVTDGVGERTAITLLDGKPVVGFEITRSKGSSEITVSKAVKKAVAALGEKASHVKIEEAFNNVDAVQENYDGSMSLLYEGALLAVLVVWFFLRDWRATLVAAAALPLSIIPTFMVMNYLGFTLNGVTLLSLALVIGILVDDAIVEIENIVRHLRMGKTPYQAAMEAADEIGLAVVATTFTLVAVFLPTAFMSGIVGKYFKQFGWTAAIAVTTSLVVARLLTPMMAAYLLKPILHEKKESRLMAKYLVIASWCMRHRVKTMGMAALFFIASLAMIPFLPTGFIPASDRGQTQVTLELPPGSILENTRASAEYARSLLLTNKDVSQVYSAIGGDDARRATLTVLLKDPPERKKKQSEVDIELRKLLTKLPGLRYTVGAGGNGEELQLLLSGDDPQALSAVTQAVEREIRTIPDLGNVTSSISLVRPEIIVTPNFAKAADLGVTASAIGETLRIATSGDYDQSVAKLNLPERQVPIRVRLPEDARHDMSVLERLSVQGKSGNVPLSSVADIRFDSGPARIDRIDRNRRVIIHVELNGHELGEVMDKVNALPSLNNLPPNVKRGALGDAEVMKELFSGFALAMLTGVLCVYMVLVLLFKGFLQPVTILAALPLSIGGAFAALLITHNSFSMPSLIGLLMLMGIAVKNSILLVEYAIVARRDHGLSRFDALMDACHKRAQPIVMTTIAMGAGMLPIALGLGADSSFRGPMAIAVIGGLVTSTFLSLLVIPVVFTYVDDFLVWAGRKLRRKHHHGERLDEAGGSAVGGKLHTSDM, encoded by the coding sequence ATGAATTTTTCCGCTCTGTCGATCAAGCACCCGGTTCCCGCCATCCTGCTGTTCATCATGCTCACCGTCATGGGGCTGATGAGTTTCAAAAGCATGCTGGTCCAGGATTCGCCCGATATCGATTTTCCCTTCATTTCTGTTTCCACCGCCTTGCCGGGCGCTTCGCCCTCGCAGCTGGAAACCGAGGTGGCGCGCAAGATTGAAAATTCGGTCGCTACCGTCACCGACATCCGCCATATCTACACCACCATCAACGATGGCGTGGTCAACATCAATATTGAATTCCGCCTGGAAAAAGATATCCAGGAAGCCATGGACGATATACATGATGCGGTCAACCGCGTGCGCAGCGATTTGCCGATCGACGTCCGCGATCCGGTCTACGGCAAGGCCAGCACCTCGGGCCAGCCTATCATCACCTACACCGTCAAGTCCGAACAGCTGGATGAAGAAGCCTTGTCCTGGTTCGTCGACAACGAGGTATCCAAGGCCTTGCTGTCGGTGCCTGGCGTCGGCAAGATCGCCCGCGTCGGCGGCGTCAACCGTGAAGTGCTGGTGGAACTCGATCCGGAGCGGATGGCGGCCCTGAACGTGTCGGCGGCGCAGATCTCGCGCCAGCTGCAGCGCGTGCAGCAGGAAGCGCCGGGCGGCAAGGCCGATATCAGCGGCGCCCGGCAATCGGTGCGCACCATCGGCACGGTCGGCAATGTAGCGGAAATCGCTGCCTTGCAGATGGCTTTGCCGGACGGCCATGTGATCCGGCTGGACCAGGTCGCCAAGGTGACCGACGGCGTCGGCGAACGTACCGCCATCACGCTGCTCGACGGCAAGCCGGTGGTCGGCTTTGAAATCACGCGCAGCAAGGGTTCCAGCGAAATCACGGTATCCAAGGCGGTGAAGAAGGCGGTCGCGGCGCTGGGCGAGAAAGCTTCCCATGTGAAGATCGAGGAAGCCTTCAACAACGTCGACGCGGTCCAGGAAAACTACGACGGCTCCATGTCGCTGCTGTATGAAGGCGCGCTGCTGGCGGTGCTGGTGGTCTGGTTCTTCCTGCGCGACTGGCGCGCGACGCTGGTGGCCGCGGCGGCGCTGCCGCTGTCGATCATCCCGACCTTCATGGTGATGAACTATCTCGGCTTCACCCTCAACGGCGTGACCTTGTTGTCGCTGGCGCTGGTGATCGGTATCCTGGTCGACGATGCGATCGTTGAAATCGAAAACATCGTGCGCCACCTGCGCATGGGCAAGACGCCGTACCAGGCGGCGATGGAAGCTGCCGACGAAATCGGCCTGGCGGTGGTGGCGACTACCTTTACGCTGGTGGCGGTGTTCCTGCCGACGGCGTTCATGAGCGGCATCGTTGGTAAATATTTCAAACAGTTCGGCTGGACCGCGGCGATTGCGGTGACCACCTCGCTGGTGGTGGCGCGGCTGCTGACGCCGATGATGGCGGCCTATCTGCTCAAGCCTATCCTGCATGAAAAGAAGGAAAGCCGCCTGATGGCCAAGTACCTGGTGATCGCGTCCTGGTGCATGCGGCACCGGGTCAAGACCATGGGCATGGCGGCGCTGTTTTTTATCGCATCGCTGGCGATGATCCCGTTCCTGCCGACCGGCTTCATCCCGGCCAGCGACCGCGGGCAGACGCAGGTGACGCTGGAACTGCCGCCCGGCAGCATCCTGGAGAACACCCGCGCCAGCGCCGAGTATGCGCGCAGCTTGCTGCTGACTAACAAGGATGTGTCGCAGGTATACAGTGCGATCGGCGGCGACGATGCGCGGCGCGCCACCCTGACCGTGCTGCTCAAGGATCCGCCGGAGCGCAAGAAGAAACAGAGCGAAGTCGATATCGAGCTGCGCAAGCTGCTGACCAAGTTGCCTGGATTGCGCTACACCGTCGGCGCCGGCGGCAACGGCGAGGAATTGCAGCTGCTGCTGTCGGGCGACGATCCGCAGGCGCTGAGCGCGGTGACGCAGGCGGTGGAGCGCGAGATCCGCACCATTCCCGATCTCGGCAACGTGACGTCCAGCATCAGCCTGGTGCGCCCGGAAATCATCGTCACGCCTAACTTCGCGAAAGCGGCCGACCTTGGCGTCACCGCATCCGCCATCGGCGAAACCTTGCGCATAGCGACCTCGGGCGACTACGACCAGTCGGTCGCCAAGCTGAACCTGCCGGAACGCCAGGTGCCGATCCGGGTGCGCCTGCCGGAAGACGCGCGGCATGACATGAGTGTGCTGGAACGTTTGTCGGTGCAGGGGAAAAGCGGCAATGTGCCGCTCAGCTCGGTGGCCGATATCCGTTTCGACAGCGGACCGGCGCGCATCGACCGCATCGACCGCAACCGCCGCGTGATCATCCACGTCGAACTGAACGGCCATGAACTGGGCGAGGTGATGGACAAGGTCAATGCCTTGCCGAGCCTGAACAACCTGCCGCCTAACGTCAAGCGCGGCGCGCTGGGCGATGCCGAAGTCATGAAGGAACTGTTCTCCGGTTTCGCCCTCGCGATGCTGACCGGCGTGCTGTGCGTCTACATGGTACTGGTGCTGCTGTTCAAGGGTTTCCTGCAGCCGGTGACGATCCTGGCGGCATTGCCCTTGTCGATCGGCGGCGCGTTTGCGGCTTTGCTGATCACGCACAACTCGTTCTCCATGCCGTCGCTGATCGGCCTGCTGATGCTGATGGGGATTGCGGTCAAGAATTCGATCCTGCTGGTCGAGTACGCCATCGTGGCCCGCCGCGATCACGGACTGAGCCGCTTCGACGCCTTGATGGATGCCTGCCACAAGCGGGCCCAGCCGATCGTCATGACGACTATCGCGATGGGCGCCGGCATGCTGCCTATCGCGCTGGGACTGGGCGCCGATTCCAGCTTCCGCGGTCCGATGGCGATTGCCGTGATCGGCGGCCTGGTGACTTCGACCTTCCTCAGCCTGCTGGTCATCCCTGTGGTGTTCACTTACGTCGACGATTTCCTGGTATGGGCGGGCCGCAAGCTGCGGCGCAAGCACCATCACGGCGAACGCCTTGACGAAGCGGGCGGTAGTGCAGTCGGCGGCAAGCTGCATACGTCCGACATGTAA
- a CDS encoding efflux RND transporter periplasmic adaptor subunit, producing MKKPSFKQAAIVAAVVVIASGAFWATTSNHAKSGDKAGNKEAAKPKASLTVTTTKAQTVDWPLSLTANGSIAAWQEAVVGSELGGLLLSEVRVNVGDVVKRGQVLARFTNESVAAQVAQQKAAVEEARAALSEADANAERARTLVNSGALSGQQTTQYEVAERSAKARLLSAQASLEMQQIRLRQTEVIAPDDGVISSRSATVGAVASQGQELFKLIRQSRLEWRAEVNATDLLQIKVGQAVKLRVTNGVLVDGKVRMIAPTVDPATRNALVYVDLPVPGSAHAGMFGTGQFLLGRAEALTLPQSAVVMRDGFSYVYQLGKDDKVIQTKVNLGRRVGERIEVVDGASSITPAMVLIEKGAGFLADGDTVRVANPAANPAENKPVAANAAPLALK from the coding sequence ATGAAAAAGCCATCTTTCAAGCAAGCAGCAATCGTCGCCGCCGTGGTCGTGATCGCCAGCGGCGCGTTCTGGGCCACTACCAGCAACCACGCCAAATCAGGCGACAAGGCGGGCAACAAGGAAGCGGCCAAGCCAAAGGCCTCGCTCACCGTCACCACCACCAAGGCGCAAACCGTCGACTGGCCGCTGTCGCTGACCGCCAACGGCAGCATCGCCGCCTGGCAGGAAGCCGTGGTGGGCAGCGAGCTGGGCGGCTTGTTGCTGTCGGAAGTGCGGGTCAATGTCGGGGATGTGGTCAAACGCGGCCAGGTGCTTGCGCGCTTTACCAATGAAAGCGTGGCGGCCCAGGTGGCCCAGCAAAAAGCCGCGGTGGAGGAAGCGCGCGCGGCTTTGTCGGAAGCCGACGCCAACGCCGAGCGGGCGCGCACCCTGGTTAACAGCGGCGCCTTGAGCGGCCAGCAAACCACGCAGTATGAAGTGGCTGAACGCAGCGCCAAGGCGCGTTTGCTGTCGGCCCAGGCCAGCCTGGAAATGCAGCAGATCCGGCTGCGCCAGACCGAGGTGATCGCGCCTGACGACGGTGTCATTTCTTCACGCAGCGCAACCGTCGGTGCGGTGGCGTCGCAGGGCCAGGAACTGTTCAAGCTGATCCGCCAGAGCCGCCTCGAATGGCGCGCCGAAGTCAACGCTACCGACCTGCTGCAGATCAAGGTCGGGCAGGCGGTGAAACTGCGTGTCACCAACGGCGTGCTGGTCGACGGCAAGGTGCGCATGATTGCGCCGACGGTGGATCCGGCTACCCGCAACGCGCTGGTGTATGTCGACCTGCCGGTGCCGGGCAGCGCCCACGCCGGCATGTTCGGCACCGGCCAGTTCCTGCTTGGCCGCGCCGAGGCGCTGACCTTGCCGCAAAGCGCGGTGGTGATGCGCGACGGTTTCAGTTATGTCTATCAGCTGGGCAAGGACGATAAAGTCATCCAGACCAAGGTCAACCTGGGACGGCGTGTCGGCGAACGGATTGAAGTGGTCGACGGCGCCAGCAGCATCACGCCGGCCATGGTGCTGATTGAAAAGGGCGCGGGCTTCCTGGCCGACGGCGACACCGTGCGCGTGGCGAATCCGGCCGCGAATCCAGCCGAAAATAAGCCGGTCGCCGCCAACGCCGCGCCGCTGGCCTTGAAGTAA
- a CDS encoding efflux transporter outer membrane subunit yields MRLFKMLGSVPLLSVIAGCVVGPTYQEPSPATSSQAVLPQFQASLPPTAANGAANLTDWWSQFDDPLVSELVATAQASNPSLAQALARIAQARAAAGSAGSALFPSVAADASSMRSKSLTGTTGLGSASIITTNSTAAFDASWELDLFGGKRKTAEAANARVFARNADWYGAKVSLAAEVGSTLVNYRACVAIAAMLAQDLKSREQTAQLTALKVKAGFTAPADGALINGSTADARQKLVVQRTECDLDVKALVALTDIAEPALRTKLAVNERLPTPRGFVVESVPAQALSQRPDIAVAERELAAASAEINVAQANRYPSLSLLGSIGIGGFRFDGSSSRSDTWSFGPSLKLPLFDAGLLRAQVDLARGRYDEAYAGYQLQVRTAAREIEEALVRLDAAARREDDAALAAKEYESYFRANDDKFKAGSGSLFELEDARRTFLSAQQTQISVQREHVTAWIALYKALGGGWRNGKEQAAVTPATPARAPDTDRS; encoded by the coding sequence ATGCGTTTATTCAAGATGCTCGGCAGCGTACCCCTGCTGTCCGTGATCGCCGGTTGTGTTGTCGGGCCTACCTACCAGGAACCCTCGCCAGCTACATCGTCACAAGCCGTGCTGCCGCAATTCCAGGCCAGCCTCCCGCCAACCGCCGCCAATGGTGCGGCCAACCTGACGGACTGGTGGTCGCAGTTCGACGACCCGCTGGTGAGCGAACTGGTGGCAACAGCCCAGGCCAGCAACCCGAGCCTGGCGCAGGCCTTGGCGCGTATCGCGCAGGCGCGCGCCGCGGCGGGTTCCGCCGGCAGTGCGCTCTTTCCTTCGGTGGCTGCCGACGCCAGCAGCATGCGCAGCAAATCGCTCACCGGCACCACCGGCCTGGGCAGCGCCAGCATCATCACCACCAACAGCACTGCCGCCTTCGACGCCAGCTGGGAACTTGACCTGTTTGGCGGCAAGCGCAAGACGGCCGAAGCTGCCAATGCGCGTGTGTTCGCCCGCAACGCCGACTGGTACGGCGCCAAAGTGTCGCTGGCGGCGGAAGTCGGCAGTACCCTGGTGAACTACCGTGCCTGTGTCGCCATTGCGGCGATGCTGGCGCAGGACCTGAAGTCGCGCGAACAGACCGCTCAGCTGACGGCGCTGAAAGTCAAGGCTGGCTTTACGGCGCCGGCGGACGGTGCGCTGATCAACGGCTCTACCGCGGACGCCCGGCAAAAACTGGTGGTGCAGCGTACCGAGTGCGATCTTGACGTCAAGGCCCTGGTGGCGCTGACCGACATTGCCGAACCGGCCTTGCGCACCAAGCTTGCGGTCAACGAGCGTCTGCCGACGCCGCGCGGTTTCGTGGTCGAGAGCGTGCCGGCGCAGGCTTTGTCGCAACGGCCTGACATCGCTGTCGCCGAGCGCGAACTGGCGGCCGCCAGCGCCGAGATCAATGTCGCCCAGGCCAACCGCTATCCGAGCCTTTCGCTGCTGGGCAGCATCGGCATCGGCGGCTTCCGCTTCGACGGCAGCAGCTCCCGTTCCGACACCTGGTCGTTCGGTCCGTCGCTCAAGCTGCCGCTGTTCGATGCCGGGCTGCTCAGGGCGCAAGTCGACCTGGCGCGCGGCCGTTACGACGAGGCCTATGCCGGCTACCAGCTGCAGGTGCGCACTGCGGCGCGTGAAATCGAAGAAGCGCTGGTGCGGCTGGATGCGGCTGCGCGGCGCGAAGACGATGCGGCGCTGGCGGCGAAGGAATACGAGAGCTACTTCCGCGCCAACGACGACAAATTCAAGGCCGGGAGCGGCAGCCTGTTTGAACTGGAAGATGCGCGCCGCACTTTCCTGTCGGCGCAGCAGACTCAAATCAGCGTACAACGCGAACATGTGACCGCCTGGATTGCACTCTACAAGGCCCTGGGCGGAGGCTGGCGTAATGGCAAGGAGCAGGCTGCAGTAACACCAGCTACCCCTGCACGCGCGCCAGACACCGATCGTTCTTAA